A single window of Anaerocolumna chitinilytica DNA harbors:
- a CDS encoding DUF2268 domain-containing putative Zn-dependent protease (predicted Zn-dependent protease with a strongly conserved HExxH motif): protein MKIELIPAYLKLEDYIRAEHQDQETWKVIMVEPYWNTISQWAPFPEDYKMPICQLDKAEAKQQLEALKTVNWNQVEETFNDICNRLPKDDEDTMYVAIYPSNTGIPEGIYGTGVWGNIILNINAANSNFEEWLPFVFAHEYHHNVWGNYWYCLHNGEGLHGWLIESIIIEGEADDFAESIFGDKSPSWHLGVNSKEEEDIWKKIKTAAKLCLPPEEAGKYIFGCEELGIPQNAGYYFGIKIIREYKKRNHINDVNSLMSTPLEEIYRFYESCMV, encoded by the coding sequence GTGAAAATTGAATTAATACCGGCTTATTTGAAGCTTGAAGATTACATTCGGGCAGAACATCAGGATCAAGAGACCTGGAAAGTAATTATGGTGGAACCATATTGGAATACAATATCCCAATGGGCGCCTTTTCCGGAAGACTATAAAATGCCCATTTGTCAGTTGGACAAGGCGGAAGCAAAACAGCAGCTGGAGGCACTAAAGACGGTCAACTGGAATCAGGTTGAAGAAACTTTTAATGATATATGCAATCGATTACCAAAGGATGATGAAGATACTATGTATGTGGCTATCTATCCCTCAAATACAGGGATACCGGAAGGGATCTATGGTACGGGAGTTTGGGGAAATATTATCCTAAATATAAATGCTGCAAACAGCAATTTTGAGGAGTGGCTTCCCTTTGTCTTTGCTCATGAATATCATCATAATGTGTGGGGAAATTATTGGTATTGTCTTCATAATGGCGAAGGACTTCATGGATGGCTGATTGAAAGCATTATTATTGAAGGCGAAGCGGATGACTTTGCAGAAAGTATATTTGGAGATAAGAGTCCCTCGTGGCATCTTGGAGTAAATAGCAAGGAGGAAGAGGATATCTGGAAAAAAATAAAAACTGCAGCTAAATTATGTCTACCGCCGGAGGAAGCAGGTAAATACATATTTGGATGCGAAGAATTAGGAATACCTCAAAATGCAGGATATTATTTTGGTATAAAAATAATTAGAGAATATAAAAAGAGAAATCATATTAACGATGTAAATAGTTTAATGTCAACTCCATTAGAGGAAATCTACCGATTTTATGAAA
- a CDS encoding helix-turn-helix transcriptional regulator, translated as MYSYESIVSEVKDKIRRELDSISCNKAAQQYGYSEKQLRRIFSSATDMNLGKYIKYRRMAQALWELRYTNTSIIQIAQNNGFESQESFTRAFKSAFKTTPSKFRELGELEGNQIENMLKEVTEEASHENARSKKQVLPEPTVQIIHKPKSLWYSLMRNTDDLFPHDFYTSSMKNGIFEKIRQMKDVEYMEGVYLTHIYKGQKFTSLTLGFELEPTEAIPSFKGFEVNMCPSSDYLKVNVPPYRSYELGGHVLAAWDVLSDFNYADYQLRRDLDSAPIFEMDSPTSGYTLYFPVTSLF; from the coding sequence ATGTATAGCTATGAAAGCATAGTAAGTGAAGTAAAAGATAAAATCAGACGAGAACTGGATAGTATAAGCTGCAATAAAGCAGCACAGCAGTATGGATATTCCGAAAAGCAGCTGAGAAGAATTTTTTCATCTGCTACGGATATGAATTTAGGTAAGTATATTAAATACAGGAGAATGGCGCAGGCATTATGGGAGTTGCGTTATACCAATACAAGTATCATTCAGATTGCACAGAATAATGGCTTTGAGTCCCAGGAGAGCTTTACACGAGCTTTTAAGTCAGCATTTAAGACTACTCCCTCAAAATTTCGTGAGCTTGGGGAATTGGAAGGCAATCAGATTGAAAATATGTTAAAAGAAGTAACAGAAGAAGCCTCCCATGAAAATGCCAGGAGCAAGAAACAAGTCTTACCGGAACCAACTGTCCAGATAATTCATAAACCCAAAAGTCTATGGTATAGTTTGATGAGAAATACCGATGATTTATTCCCGCATGATTTTTATACCAGCTCCATGAAGAATGGGATTTTTGAAAAGATAAGGCAGATGAAAGATGTGGAGTATATGGAGGGGGTATATTTGACGCATATCTACAAGGGACAGAAATTTACCTCGTTAACTTTAGGTTTCGAACTTGAACCTACAGAAGCTATTCCAAGCTTTAAGGGGTTTGAAGTCAATATGTGTCCTTCTTCTGATTATCTGAAGGTAAATGTGCCGCCTTATAGGAGCTACGAGTTAGGTGGACATGTCTTAGCGGCATGGGATGTATTGTCTGATTTTAATTATGCTGATTATCAATTACGTAGAGATCTGGATAGTGCGCCAATTTTTGAGATGGACTCTCCAACAAGCGGCTATACATTATATTTTCCAGTAACCAGTTTATTTTAG
- a CDS encoding histidine phosphatase family protein, which yields MTHVYFIRHAEPNYKNHDDQTRELTEKGMKDRVLVTDYLKDKMIDVVLSSPYKRAVDTVKDFADKYNLHIKSVHDFRERKIDSIWIEDFQTFSRRQWADFNYKYSDGEALNEVQKRNISALNAVLIEYQNKNIVVGSHGTALSTIINYYDSSFGYDDFERIKSLMPWVVKFTFKNTDCIGIDKINLFDDKS from the coding sequence ATGACTCATGTTTATTTTATCAGACATGCTGAACCAAATTATAAGAATCATGATGATCAAACAAGGGAACTCACCGAGAAAGGAATGAAAGACAGAGTACTTGTTACTGACTACTTAAAAGATAAAATGATTGATGTGGTTTTATCAAGTCCTTATAAGCGTGCAGTAGATACAGTAAAAGACTTTGCTGACAAATATAATCTTCATATTAAGTCTGTTCATGATTTTCGTGAAAGGAAAATTGATAGTATATGGATTGAAGATTTTCAGACGTTTAGTAGGCGGCAATGGGCTGATTTTAATTATAAATATTCTGATGGGGAAGCATTAAATGAGGTTCAAAAACGAAATATTTCTGCACTAAATGCTGTATTAATAGAGTATCAGAATAAAAATATAGTTGTTGGGAGCCATGGAACTGCTCTTAGCACAATTATAAATTACTATGATAGCTCATTTGGATATGATGACTTTGAACGAATTAAATCACTCATGCCTTGGGTTGTAAAGTTTACTTTTAAGAATACTGATTGTATTGGAATTGATAAAATAAATTTATTTGATGATAAAAGCTAG